The following coding sequences are from one Pararge aegeria chromosome 13, ilParAegt1.1, whole genome shotgun sequence window:
- the LOC120628834 gene encoding uncharacterized protein LOC120628834, translated as MGSGASALASEIPGTDLRLPASGLRFTSQQIRSLNSYVDTLYEEDQNGRMSTETECAVENLVQRIVDGAGQRDPRFKCCHLIALHREKKMRSRSLEYLVTLDSLPVLNDGEDCRLLEGPVGYGKIRLGGREADKWADFLTPAGYLCRDKVVERWVELIARCAQSRGGGASRALSASVLPHARPYTYCYLERASHLAALERRLAIVEGCAWVMVRAGAGEAEAKLMLAVGVAGCSANAYTTRVPLTHPLALLHYTGAQGGYYAAAVGPPSSVVNADRASTWQLWHPALEATLDSHASHLSSIAKIAGALNSLVDKMREGYFQGSAQLLSRYAAWCAYRRRLDRCALYRSAAARACVSSHAAHHLLLILDNLLNVCERGGVAGYVYASERGSLVRRAARDTDWSQDSTAIRNCLLYLHRIAVGEEIPQSPSERLEAALVGRWDALSAAPTGGGVGSFSRNQFTYLNRLVKELILCKNMVTYDHHSTFHANLLQATSQFQESIEQLIHILAILLDQARDIYFTLHARSQAVGEFDRELEVYRSKKWSKLKDYYDASSACLIAAVRRDPDLRKEDLTDDLTVIKNVLHWLYKGAKDDKKYLGPVLKPFLNDLHTTTAENSWFLEDFEAKKCTGEFEGLKAYCLSVHEGSEPCVGLLDAAKKFTWAKALVDLVDRYRQYEFRLVFPTGEGLAVSYPVKLPSRREHRSARMLTLSRRDKAEAKLRLARRCVLAAFTSVLVGRQESKQISRHGSTEEILASVQNGSYWRNATKPDIIPSNQDPTVPDLPKVRRRSRRRRPATSHGFPEISITSQSDTKTLRRKYHTLKSLVYTEPVESIRELRERPRSAGSTVREKDALTRPSILETLDFINGVKDALCVEESATSDAEDGAWSVQDEWVIGQAAPLSLIASRCGGAVHLALGDLLHALLLRGKFTILQELCAWLGESSDGALFALHRLSRSARARSTERATDLWKLPETDIGLHDAPQRYRPKPPDYMSGDEAPQPPPLPRHSSRDKKLNVKRYPDISPPIQKMEFDMNQLQLVPSRLTQNSPNLLNHTQYTGIINPIYDIKIPRDKFTVKRTKSLGRTFSSRNLGLEITRYNLTLGQRNGKRTNDVVTAINETTAETGLDVKSHFFQRYSTTNVVGDSYRLSRITID; from the exons ATGGGGTCTGGCGCGTCGGCCCTGGCGAGCGAGATACCTGGCACAGATCTACGTCTACCCGCATCGGGACTGCGGTTCACGTCTCAACAGATTCGATCTCTCAACTCTTATGTCGACACGCTGTATGAAGAGGACCAAAATG GTCGCATGTCAACGGAGACCGAGTGCGCAGTTGAGAACCTTGTGCAGAGGATTGTGGACGGCGCCGGCCAGAGAGATCCTCGCTTCAAATGCTGCCATCTCATCGCGCTGCATCGGGAGAAGAAG ATGCGTTCCCGATCGCTGGAATACCTGGTGACACTGGACTCTCTGCCAGTGTTGAATGACGGGGAAGACTGTCGTTTGCTGGAAGGGCCCGTGGGCTACGGCAAGATCAGGCTGGGTGGCAGGGAAGCGGATAAATGGGCTGACTTTCTTACTCCCGCTGGATATTTGTGCAG AGATAAGGTGGTGGAGCGATGGGTGGAACTAATCGCCCGCTGCGCGCAGTCTAGGGGTGGAGGGGCATCGCGTGCGCTTAGTGCGAGCGTGTTGCCTCATGCGCGTCCGTACACCTACTGCTATTTGGAAAGGG CGTCGCACCTGGCGGCCCTGGAGCGACGCCTGGCGATAGTGGAGGGCTGCGCGTGGGTGATGGTGCGAGCGGGCGCGGGCGAGGCGGAAGCCAAGCTGATGCTGGCAGTCGGCGTCGCGGGCTGCAGCGCCAACGCGTACACCACGCGAGTGCCTTTGACGCATCCGCTGGCTTTACTGCATTATACTGGTGCTCAAGGA GGTTACTACGCAGCGGCAGTAGGTCCCCCATCATCAGTGGTGAACGCTGATCGAGCATCCACATGGCAACTGTGGCACCCCGCCTTGGAGGCGACCCTGGACTCTCATGCCTCACATCTGTCCTCTATAGCCAAAATTGCTGGCGCTCTCAACAGCTTGGTGGATAAGATGCGAGAAGGCTACTTCCAG GGGTCAGCACAGCTCCTGAGTCGGTACGCGGCCTGGTGCGCGTACCGAAGACGTTTGGACCGCTGCGCGTTGTACCGAAGTGCAGCAGCGAGAGCCTGCGTGTCTTCGCACGCTGCCCATCATTTGCTGCTTATTTTGGATAA TCTTTTGAACGTGTGTGAGCGCGGCGGAGTTGCTGGCTACGTGTACGCTTCTGAGAGGGGCTCGCTGGTGCGGCGCGCAGCTCGCGACACTGACTGGTCTCAAGACTCCACTGCGATTAGGAACTGCCTGCTTTACCTGCACAGGATTGCTG TGGGCGAGGAGATTCCTCAGTCGCCGTCAGAGAGACTCGAAGCCGCGCTGGTGGGGCGCTGGGACGCGCTGTCAGCGGCGCCCACTGGTGGGGGAGTGGGCAGCTTTTCCAGGAACCAGTTCACGTACCTCAACAGACTCGTCAAGGAGTTGATTCTTTGCAAGAATATGGTAACTTAT GATCACCACAGCACATTCCACGCCAACCTCCTGCAAGCCACATCACAGTTCCAGGAGAGCATAGAACAGCTAATCCACATCCTGGCGATCCTCTTGGACCAGGCCCGGGATATTTACTTCACGTTGCACGCGCGCTCGCAAGCTGTGGGGGAATTCGATAGAGAACTAGAAGTATATAG ATCGAAGAAATGGAGCAAACTCAAGGACTACTATGACGCTTCGTCGGCATGCCTAATCGCTGCCGTCCGAAGGGACCCGGACCTTCGGAAGGAAGACCTGACCGACGACCTGACGGTCATAAAGAATGTTCTGCACTGGCTTTACAAAG GCGCAAAAGATGACAAAAAATACCTCGGACCAGTACTGAAGCCATTCCTAAACGACTTGCATACCACAACTGCCGAAAACTCTTGGTTCCTCGAAGATTTCGAGGCTAAGAAGTGTACGGGAGAGTTCGAGGGTCTCAAGGCCTACTGCCTGAGCGTCCACGAGGGTTCGGAGCCGTGCGTGGGGCTGCTGGATGCTGCCAAGAAGTTTACATGGGCAAAGGCGTTGGTTGACCTCGTAGACAGATATCGGCAGTATG aattCCGTCTCGTATTCCCAACGGGCGAAGGTCTTGCGGTCTCGTACCCAGTGAAGCTGCCTTCGCGGAGGGAGCACAGGTCGGCGCGAATGCTGACGCTGAGCAGGCGAGACAAGGCAGAGGCCAAGCTGAGACTGGCGAGGCGATGTGTGCTGGCGGCCTTCACCTCTGTTTTAGTGGGCAG GCAAGAATCAAAACAAATATCAAGACACGGGAGCACAGAAGAAATTCTGGCTAGCGTCCAAAACGGCAGCTACTGGAGGAACGCTACAAAACCTGACATCATTCCTTCCAACCAGGACCCAACCGTTCCAGACCTTCCTAAAGTCAGACGAAGGTCTAGGCGGAGAAGACCAGCCACATCACACGGCTTTCCAGAAATTTCCATCACAAGCCAATCAGATACAAAGACGTTACGAAGGAAGTATCATACGTTGAAGAGTCTGGTTTATACGGAACCGGTGGAGAGTATAAGAGAGTTGAGAGAGAGGCCGCGGTCTGCTGGCTCTACTGTGAGAGAAAAGGATGCATTGACCAGACCCAGTATTCTCGAGACTTTGGACTTCATAAATGGAGTGAAGGATGCTTTGTGTG TGGAAGAATCTGCAACATCGGATGCCGAAGACGGGGCGTGGTCTGTCCAAGACGAGTGGGTGATAGGGCAGGCGGCTCCCTTATCTCTTATCGCGAGTCGCTGCGGCGGCGCTGTGCATCTCGCGCTGGGAGACCTGTTGCATGCACTGCTGCTGCGAGGGAAGTTCACT ATCCTCCAGGAGTTGTGCGCGTGGCTGGGCGAGTCTAGTGACGGCGCCTTGTTCGCGCTGCACAGACTGTCCCGCTCCGCTCGAGCTCGCTCCACGGAACGTGCCACTGA CTTGTGGAAACTACCAGAGACTGATATAGGACTACACGATGCTCCACAGAGGTATCGACCGAAGCCCCCAGACTATATGTCCGGTGACGAGGCACCACAGCCACCCCCGCTGCCAAGACATTCCAGTCGAGATAAGAAG TTAAACGTTAAACGCTACCCAGATATATCACCACCAATCCAGAAAATGGAGTTCGACATGAATCAACTACAACTAGTCCCATCTCGACTCACCCAAAACTCACCTAACCTGCTAAATCACACCCAGTACACGGGGATAATCAACCCTATATACGACATAAAGATACCTAGAGACAAATTTACCGTAAAAAGAACGAAATCCCTAGGCAGGACATTCAGTTCTAGAAATTTAGGACTAGAAATAACTAGGTATAACCTTACTTTAGGTCAGAGAAATGGTAAGAGAACTAATGACGTAGTTACAGCTATAAATGAAACTACGGCTGAAACGGGTCTAGATGTCAAGAGTCATTTCTTTCAAAGATACAGTACGACTAATGTTGTAGGTGATTCTTATAGGTTGAGTAGGATTACTATTGATTAA